In one Mycobacterium sp. NBC_00419 genomic region, the following are encoded:
- a CDS encoding uracil-xanthine permease family protein, translating to MIPLTWTRVDSHPGDNLVVGPDQRLSWPRTLGLGAQHVVAMFGATFLVPVLTGFPPATTLLFSGVGTLLFLVITGNRLPSYLGSSFSVIAPVTAAVASHGAGSALGGLVAVGLLLILIGVTVQVVGTHWIEVTLPPVVTGAIVALIGFNLAPAAKTNFEKGPLVGIVTLVLLVAALAFFRGILGRLAIFLAVVVGYLLALALGEVDTSGIAAAGWVGLPTFQTPTFTLAVLPMFLPAVIALVAENIGHVKSVGQMTGVDTDPLTGRALAADGVATVLAGLGGGSATTTYAENIGVMAATRVYSTAAYWVAGLTAIVLALCPKVGAAISAIPAGVLGGATIVLYGLVGVLGVRIWLTNQVDFGLPINQMTAAIALIIGIADFTWQIGSLTFTGIALGSIAALVVYHGMRALAALRGTSRPGIDSAPRSR from the coding sequence GTGATCCCGCTGACTTGGACGCGCGTCGACTCCCATCCCGGCGACAACCTGGTCGTCGGCCCCGATCAGCGGCTGAGCTGGCCGCGCACGCTGGGCCTCGGGGCCCAGCACGTGGTTGCGATGTTCGGGGCGACGTTCCTGGTACCCGTGCTGACCGGCTTCCCGCCGGCCACCACCCTGCTGTTCTCCGGGGTGGGAACCCTGCTCTTCCTGGTGATCACCGGAAACCGGCTGCCCAGTTATCTGGGGTCGAGCTTCTCGGTGATCGCTCCGGTGACCGCCGCGGTGGCCTCACACGGTGCCGGCAGCGCGCTGGGCGGCCTGGTCGCCGTCGGGCTGCTGCTGATCCTGATCGGCGTCACCGTGCAGGTGGTGGGAACACACTGGATCGAGGTGACCTTGCCGCCGGTGGTCACCGGCGCGATTGTCGCGCTCATCGGGTTCAACCTCGCCCCCGCCGCCAAGACGAACTTCGAGAAGGGGCCGCTGGTCGGCATCGTCACCCTGGTGCTGCTGGTGGCGGCCCTGGCGTTCTTCCGCGGCATCCTGGGCCGGCTGGCGATCTTCCTGGCGGTCGTCGTGGGCTACCTGCTGGCACTGGCACTCGGCGAGGTCGACACGTCCGGCATCGCCGCGGCGGGCTGGGTGGGGTTGCCGACGTTCCAGACACCCACCTTCACCCTGGCCGTGCTACCGATGTTCCTGCCCGCGGTGATCGCCCTGGTCGCCGAGAACATCGGGCATGTGAAGTCGGTCGGCCAGATGACCGGGGTCGACACCGACCCGCTGACCGGACGGGCCCTGGCCGCCGACGGGGTTGCCACCGTACTGGCCGGCCTGGGCGGCGGGTCAGCCACCACCACCTACGCCGAGAACATCGGCGTGATGGCAGCCACCCGGGTGTACTCCACCGCGGCCTACTGGGTGGCCGGGCTGACGGCGATCGTCTTGGCACTGTGCCCCAAGGTCGGCGCCGCGATCTCGGCGATCCCCGCCGGTGTGCTCGGCGGTGCCACAATCGTGCTGTACGGACTCGTCGGTGTGCTCGGGGTGCGGATCTGGCTGACCAATCAGGTGGACTTCGGCCTGCCGATCAACCAGATGACCGCCGCGATCGCGCTCATCATCGGCATCGCCGACTTCACCTGGCAGATCGGCAGTCTCACGTTCACCGGAATCGCCCTGGGCTCGATCGCGGCGCTGGTGGTCTATCACGGCATGCGGGCACTGGCCGCGTTGCGCGGGACCTCCCGGCCCGGCATCGATTCTGCGCCCAGATCGCGCTGA
- a CDS encoding SulP family inorganic anion transporter, which produces MNWTALAPGLAQFRHYRPSWLRGDVAAGLTVAAYLIPQVMAYATIAGLPPVAGLWASLLPLAIYAVLGTSRQLSAGPEATTALMTATALAPLAGGDPVRYAALAAMLAVLVGVFCFVGGLIRLGFLADLLSRPVLIGFMTGVAIIMIGSQLGKLTGAPVTGDGIVDQVRSLADSIDRVHVPTAIFAAVVVVALLALSKWLPRVPGPFIAVLLATVAVAVFSLDHKGIRVVGQVPGGLPAFGLTAIPLHDLGTLAAVAGGVAIVAYSDTVLTARTFAARQRGYVDPNAELRALGVCNLGAGLTHGFPVSSSASRTALSDAVGGRTQVYSLVALGLVLVVMLTAHGLLAKFPTAALGALVVYAALRLIDLDEFRRLARFRRSEFILALLTTVAVLGLGVLAGVLAAIGLSILDLLRRVARPHDSVLGFVPGVAGMHDIVDYPEAHLEPGLLVYRYDAPLFFANAQDFRARAMAAVNHNPDPVQWFVLNSEANVDVDLTALDALDQLRADLEARGIVFAMARVKQELRVMLDAAGLLDKIGEDHIYPTLPTAVEAYRNRRTA; this is translated from the coding sequence ATGAACTGGACTGCCCTAGCCCCCGGGCTGGCGCAGTTCCGGCATTACCGGCCATCCTGGCTGCGCGGTGACGTGGCGGCCGGCCTCACGGTGGCGGCCTACCTGATCCCGCAGGTGATGGCCTACGCCACCATCGCGGGCCTGCCGCCGGTGGCGGGCCTGTGGGCGTCGCTGCTGCCGTTGGCGATCTACGCGGTGTTGGGCACCTCGCGCCAGTTGTCGGCAGGACCGGAGGCGACGACGGCGCTGATGACCGCGACGGCCCTGGCTCCGCTGGCCGGCGGGGACCCGGTGCGGTATGCCGCGCTGGCGGCGATGCTGGCGGTCCTGGTCGGCGTCTTCTGCTTCGTCGGGGGCCTGATCCGGCTCGGCTTCCTCGCCGACCTGCTGTCGCGGCCGGTGTTGATCGGCTTCATGACCGGAGTCGCGATCATCATGATCGGCAGCCAGCTCGGCAAGCTCACCGGGGCACCGGTGACCGGCGACGGCATCGTCGATCAGGTGCGCTCGCTGGCGGACTCGATCGACCGCGTCCACGTGCCGACTGCGATCTTCGCGGCGGTGGTCGTGGTCGCCCTGCTCGCGCTGTCCAAGTGGCTGCCGCGTGTCCCGGGACCGTTCATCGCGGTGCTGCTGGCCACGGTCGCGGTGGCGGTGTTCTCCTTGGACCACAAAGGGATTCGGGTGGTGGGCCAGGTGCCCGGGGGACTGCCCGCCTTCGGGCTGACGGCCATACCCCTGCATGACCTCGGCACGCTGGCCGCGGTGGCCGGTGGCGTGGCGATCGTCGCCTACTCCGACACCGTGCTGACCGCGCGGACCTTCGCGGCCAGACAACGCGGCTACGTCGACCCCAACGCCGAACTGCGGGCACTGGGCGTCTGCAACCTCGGAGCCGGCCTGACTCACGGGTTTCCGGTGAGTTCGAGTGCCAGCCGCACCGCACTCAGCGACGCCGTCGGCGGTCGCACACAGGTGTATTCCCTTGTGGCGCTGGGTCTGGTGCTCGTAGTGATGCTGACCGCGCACGGGCTGCTCGCGAAGTTCCCGACGGCCGCGCTGGGTGCCCTGGTGGTCTACGCCGCCTTGCGGCTCATCGACCTCGACGAGTTCCGGCGGCTGGCCCGGTTCCGGCGCAGCGAGTTCATCCTGGCGCTGCTGACGACGGTCGCCGTGCTGGGGCTGGGCGTTCTCGCCGGTGTGCTGGCGGCGATCGGGCTGTCCATCCTCGATCTGCTGCGCCGGGTCGCCAGGCCGCACGACAGCGTGCTGGGCTTCGTCCCCGGCGTGGCCGGCATGCACGACATCGTGGACTACCCCGAGGCCCACCTGGAGCCCGGGCTGCTGGTGTACCGCTACGACGCGCCGTTGTTCTTCGCCAACGCCCAGGACTTCCGGGCGCGGGCGATGGCCGCTGTCAACCACAACCCCGACCCTGTGCAGTGGTTCGTGCTGAATTCCGAGGCCAACGTCGACGTCGACCTGACCGCTCTCGACGCCCTGGATCAGCTGCGCGCGGACCTCGAGGCGCGCGGCATCGTCTTCGCCATGGCCCGGGTCAAACAAGAGTTGAGGGTGATGCTCGACGCCGCCGGGCTGCTGGACAAGATCGGCGAAGATCACATCTATCCGACGCTGCCTACCGCGGTGGAGGCCTACCGCAACCGGCGCACCGCGTAG
- a CDS encoding APC family permease, translated as MPPVDNLKRRLGTGDAVVIGLGSMIGAGIFVALTPAAAAAGSWLLVGLALAGAVAYCNATSSAWLAARYPASGGTYVYGRERLGPFWGYLAGWSFVVGKTASCAAMALTVGFYVWPQYAHAVAVASVVALTAVNYRGVQKSAVLTRIIVAAVLAVLAGVIVAVGLSGQADTGRLALGDGTLVGVLQAAGLLFFAFAGYARIATLGEEVRDPARTIPRAIPIALGLTLVVYAAVAVTVLSVLGPDRLATAAAPLAETVRAAGAGWLEPVVRVGAAIAALGSLLSLILGVSRTTLAMARDRHLPAGLAAVHPRFGVPHHAELAVGVLVAALAAVADLRGVIGFSSFAVLVYYAIANASAWTLGRRRSPSPGRFAPARRVIPAAGMAGCVVLAFALPTQSVLVGAAMLALGAVIYAVRRLR; from the coding sequence ATGCCGCCCGTGGACAATCTGAAACGCCGGCTCGGCACGGGCGACGCGGTGGTCATCGGCCTGGGGTCGATGATCGGCGCCGGCATCTTCGTCGCGCTGACCCCGGCTGCGGCAGCGGCGGGTTCGTGGCTGCTGGTCGGCCTGGCACTGGCGGGAGCGGTGGCCTACTGCAACGCCACCTCGTCGGCGTGGCTGGCCGCCCGCTATCCGGCCTCCGGCGGAACCTACGTCTACGGCCGCGAACGGCTCGGCCCGTTCTGGGGTTATCTGGCCGGCTGGAGTTTCGTGGTGGGCAAGACGGCGTCGTGTGCGGCGATGGCCCTCACCGTCGGGTTCTACGTGTGGCCGCAGTACGCACATGCGGTCGCCGTGGCCTCGGTGGTGGCACTGACCGCGGTCAACTACCGTGGCGTGCAGAAATCGGCGGTGCTCACCCGGATCATCGTCGCGGCGGTGCTGGCCGTGCTTGCCGGAGTGATTGTCGCCGTTGGACTTTCGGGCCAGGCCGACACCGGACGACTGGCGCTCGGTGACGGGACGCTGGTCGGTGTGTTGCAGGCGGCCGGGCTGTTGTTCTTCGCATTCGCCGGATACGCGCGCATCGCGACGCTGGGCGAGGAGGTGCGCGACCCGGCCAGGACGATCCCTCGCGCCATCCCCATCGCGTTGGGTTTGACGCTGGTGGTGTACGCCGCGGTGGCGGTGACGGTGCTGAGCGTGCTCGGACCCGACCGATTGGCAACTGCTGCAGCACCATTGGCTGAGACGGTCCGCGCGGCCGGCGCCGGCTGGTTGGAGCCGGTGGTACGCGTGGGGGCGGCGATCGCCGCGCTGGGATCGTTGCTGTCGCTGATCCTCGGGGTGTCGAGAACCACGCTGGCCATGGCCCGGGACCGGCATCTGCCTGCCGGGCTGGCTGCGGTGCATCCGCGCTTCGGTGTGCCGCACCACGCTGAGCTGGCGGTCGGCGTGCTCGTCGCCGCATTGGCCGCGGTGGCCGATCTTCGTGGCGTGATCGGCTTTTCGTCGTTCGCGGTCCTGGTGTACTACGCGATCGCCAACGCCTCGGCGTGGACCCTGGGGCGCCGCCGCAGCCCATCCCCCGGTCGCTTCGCTCCTGCCCGCCGGGTGATCCCGGCCGCCGGCATGGCGGGGTGCGTGGTGCTGGCGTTCGCACTGCCGACGCAATCCGTGCTCGTCGGTGCGGCGATGCTGGCGCTCGGCGCCGTGATCTACGCGGTGCGCCGGTTGCGGTAG
- a CDS encoding flavin-containing monooxygenase, translating to MAEQQFDAIIVGAGFAGIGAAIQLKRLGIDDFVILDREDDLGGTWYVNHYPGLTVDVPTTTYSYFFEPNPNWDRLFSTGAEIKQYADDVSAKYDVRRHMRFNSSVDSARWDEDAALWRVTLSGGDGLTARYLITATGFLSQPKTPEIPGIENFEGKVIHTADWDNSFDPAGHKIGIIGTGATAVQVIPELAKDAADLTVYQRTAIYVVPKVDIKFSARAKRLFARVPLTQRAIRTVTDSLYESLVYVGVLRQRHFRRATIAAADLAKMWRFATIRDKELRDKLTPDYDFGCKRPTFSNKYYRTFTKPNVHLQTSGIDHVEADGIVANDGTKAAIDTLVLATGFDIWEANFPAFEVIGREGRNLGKWWRETRFQAYQGVSVPYFPNFLSLASPYAFLGLNFFNSMEYQMRHMDRLLGEVKRRGATTFEITEDANNRYLDRMTEMLGDTLFTQGNCASARSYYFNPSGEAALLRPMSTRTAVREASSYPISDYRIS from the coding sequence ATGGCCGAGCAGCAATTCGACGCGATCATCGTCGGCGCCGGTTTCGCCGGAATCGGCGCTGCGATCCAGCTCAAGCGACTGGGCATCGACGACTTCGTGATCCTGGACCGTGAGGACGACCTGGGCGGCACCTGGTACGTCAACCACTACCCCGGACTGACCGTCGACGTGCCCACCACCACGTACTCCTACTTCTTCGAGCCCAACCCGAACTGGGACCGCCTGTTCTCCACCGGGGCCGAGATCAAGCAGTACGCCGACGACGTATCCGCCAAGTACGACGTCCGCCGGCACATGCGGTTCAACTCGTCGGTGGACAGTGCCCGCTGGGACGAGGACGCCGCCCTGTGGCGGGTCACACTGTCCGGCGGCGACGGCCTGACCGCGCGGTACCTGATCACCGCGACGGGATTCCTGTCACAGCCCAAGACCCCCGAGATCCCCGGTATCGAGAACTTCGAGGGCAAGGTCATCCACACCGCCGACTGGGACAACTCCTTCGACCCCGCCGGCCACAAGATCGGCATCATCGGCACCGGCGCCACCGCGGTGCAGGTGATCCCGGAGCTGGCCAAGGATGCCGCCGACCTCACCGTCTATCAGCGGACCGCGATCTACGTCGTGCCCAAGGTGGACATCAAGTTCTCCGCGCGGGCCAAACGACTGTTCGCCCGGGTGCCGTTGACCCAGCGGGCCATCCGCACGGTCACCGACTCGCTGTATGAATCGTTGGTCTACGTCGGGGTGCTGCGCCAGCGGCACTTCCGGCGGGCCACCATCGCCGCTGCCGACCTGGCCAAGATGTGGCGATTCGCGACCATCCGCGATAAGGAACTGCGCGACAAGCTCACCCCGGACTACGACTTCGGGTGCAAGCGGCCGACGTTCTCCAACAAGTACTACCGCACCTTCACCAAGCCCAACGTGCATCTGCAGACCAGCGGGATCGACCATGTCGAGGCGGACGGCATCGTGGCCAACGACGGCACCAAGGCCGCTATCGACACCCTGGTTCTGGCAACGGGTTTCGATATCTGGGAGGCCAACTTCCCGGCCTTCGAGGTGATCGGCCGTGAGGGCCGCAATCTCGGGAAGTGGTGGCGGGAGACTCGTTTCCAGGCCTACCAGGGCGTATCTGTGCCGTACTTCCCGAACTTCCTGAGCCTGGCGAGCCCGTATGCCTTCCTCGGCCTGAACTTCTTCAACTCGATGGAGTACCAGATGCGGCACATGGACCGCCTGCTGGGCGAGGTCAAGCGGCGCGGCGCAACCACATTCGAGATCACCGAAGACGCCAACAACCGGTACCTCGACCGCATGACCGAGATGCTCGGGGACACATTGTTCACCCAGGGGAACTGCGCGTCGGCGAGGTCGTACTATTTCAATCCCAGTGGTGAGGCAGCGCTGTTGCGGCCGATGTCCACGCGTACCGCGGTGCGCGAGGCGTCGAGCTATCCGATCAGCGATTACCGCATCAGTTAG
- a CDS encoding alpha/beta hydrolase family protein: MSPALASIDGIAHEPAGTPAGVVVLTHGAGGSRESPMLIRLCDQWASRGWLAVRYNLPYRRRRPKGPPSGSAAGDRDGIVEAVALARTLAAGPVIAGGHSYGGRQTSMVVAENPGLVELLTPFSYPLHPPGKPERLRTEHFGAITAPTVFTQGSADPFGTIDELRQAVQLIPGPVQIVEVTGARHDLGSKTLDVPALAVDAALSALS; the protein is encoded by the coding sequence ATGAGTCCGGCACTCGCCTCGATCGACGGCATCGCCCACGAGCCGGCCGGCACCCCGGCCGGCGTGGTGGTGCTCACCCACGGCGCCGGTGGTAGCCGCGAGTCGCCGATGCTGATCCGCCTGTGCGATCAGTGGGCGTCGCGCGGCTGGCTGGCCGTGCGCTACAACCTGCCCTACCGGCGGCGCCGTCCGAAGGGCCCACCCTCGGGGTCAGCGGCCGGTGACCGCGACGGGATCGTCGAGGCCGTCGCGCTGGCCCGCACCCTGGCCGCCGGCCCGGTGATCGCCGGCGGGCACTCCTACGGCGGTAGGCAGACCTCGATGGTCGTCGCGGAGAATCCCGGTCTGGTGGAGTTGCTCACACCGTTCTCCTATCCCCTGCACCCGCCGGGTAAGCCGGAGCGGCTGCGCACCGAGCACTTCGGTGCGATCACGGCGCCGACGGTGTTCACCCAGGGCAGCGCCGACCCGTTCGGGACCATCGACGAGCTGCGCCAGGCCGTCCAGCTCATCCCGGGCCCGGTGCAGATTGTGGAGGTCACCGGCGCGCGCCACGACCTGGGGTCCAAGACGCTCGACGTGCCCGCCCTGGCCGTCGACGCGGCCTTGTCGGCGCTGTCCTGA
- the thiD gene encoding bifunctional hydroxymethylpyrimidine kinase/phosphomethylpyrimidine kinase translates to MNFLPLTAPAHTPPRVLTIAGSDSGGGAGIQADMRTFALLGVHSLVAVTAVTIQNSLGVKGFHEIPTEIIAGQIQAVVSDIGVQAAKTGMLASSAIIETVAGTWRDLGLAGTTPFVVDPVCASMHGDPLLHPSALETLRTQLFPLASLVTPNLDEVRLIVGIDVVDDRTQRDAAKALHALGPQWALVKGGHLRGSTHSPDLLYNGTDFHEFDAPRVDTTHDHGAGDTLGAATACALAHGYSMPEAVAFGKAWVTECLRAAYPLGAGHGPVSALWRLQA, encoded by the coding sequence GTGAACTTCCTGCCACTGACCGCGCCGGCCCACACCCCGCCCCGGGTGCTGACGATCGCCGGTTCCGACTCCGGCGGTGGTGCCGGCATCCAGGCCGATATGCGCACCTTTGCCCTACTCGGCGTGCACTCGCTGGTCGCAGTCACCGCCGTCACCATCCAGAACTCGTTGGGCGTCAAGGGCTTTCACGAGATCCCGACCGAGATCATCGCCGGGCAAATCCAGGCGGTGGTATCCGATATCGGCGTTCAGGCCGCCAAGACGGGCATGCTGGCATCCTCGGCCATCATCGAGACCGTCGCGGGCACCTGGCGCGATCTGGGCCTGGCCGGCACCACCCCGTTCGTGGTGGACCCGGTGTGCGCCTCGATGCACGGCGACCCACTGCTGCACCCCTCGGCGCTGGAGACACTGCGCACCCAACTGTTCCCGCTGGCCAGCCTGGTCACCCCCAACCTCGACGAGGTGCGGCTGATTGTCGGGATCGACGTGGTCGACGACCGCACCCAGCGCGACGCCGCCAAGGCTCTGCATGCGCTCGGTCCGCAGTGGGCCCTGGTCAAAGGCGGGCACCTGCGCGGGTCGACACACAGCCCGGATCTGCTCTACAACGGCACCGACTTCCACGAGTTCGACGCCCCGCGCGTGGACACCACCCATGATCACGGCGCCGGCGACACGCTGGGTGCGGCCACCGCTTGCGCACTGGCGCATGGCTATTCGATGCCCGAGGCGGTGGCGTTCGGCAAAGCCTGGGTCACCGAATGCCTGCGCGCGGCCTATCCCCTTGGCGCCGGGCACGGCCCGGTGTCGGCGCTGTGGCGCCTGCAGGCATGA
- the thiC gene encoding phosphomethylpyrimidine synthase ThiC: MTDLFVDPTVTTGPIAGSAKGYTELDGDFRGLRVPFRRVSTADGEHIDLYDTSGPYTDSHAVIDLRAGLPPRPGVVGDRGTQLQRARAGEITAEMAFIAAREGVPAELVRSEVAAGRAVIPANHNHPESEPMIIGKAFGVKVNANIGNSAVTSSIGEEVDKMVWAIRWGADTIMDLSTGADIHTTREWILRNSPVPVGTVPIYQALEKVNGDPTRLSWEAYRDTVIEQCEQGVDYMTVHAGVLLRHIPLTAQRVTGIVSRGGSIMAAWCLAHHRESFLYTNFGELCEILARYDVTFSLGDGLRPGSIADANDAAQFAELRTLGELTTIAKSHGVQVMIEGPGHVPMHKIVENVRLEEELCEEAPFYTLGPLATDIAPGYDHITSAIGAAIIAQAGTAMLCYVTPKEHLGLPNRKDVKDGVIAYKIAAHAADLAKGHPRAQQRDDALSKARFEFRWNDQFALSLDPDTAREFHDETLPAEPAKTAHFCSMCGPKFCSMRITQDIRDAMAAKSEEFAAHGNRVYIPLEDSRP; encoded by the coding sequence ATGACCGATCTCTTTGTCGACCCCACCGTCACCACGGGCCCCATCGCGGGAAGCGCGAAGGGCTATACCGAACTCGACGGGGATTTCCGCGGCCTGAGGGTGCCGTTTCGCCGGGTGAGCACCGCCGACGGCGAGCACATCGACCTTTACGACACCTCCGGGCCGTACACCGACTCACACGCCGTGATCGACCTGCGCGCCGGACTGCCGCCTCGACCGGGTGTGGTCGGTGACCGCGGGACGCAACTGCAGCGCGCCCGCGCCGGCGAGATCACCGCGGAGATGGCTTTCATCGCCGCCCGCGAAGGCGTGCCCGCCGAGCTGGTGCGCTCCGAGGTGGCGGCCGGCCGCGCGGTGATCCCGGCCAACCACAACCACCCCGAATCCGAACCGATGATCATCGGTAAGGCCTTCGGCGTGAAGGTCAACGCCAACATCGGCAACTCCGCGGTGACCTCCTCGATCGGCGAAGAGGTCGACAAGATGGTGTGGGCTATCCGCTGGGGTGCCGACACCATCATGGATCTGTCCACCGGCGCCGACATCCACACCACCCGGGAGTGGATCCTGCGCAACTCGCCCGTCCCGGTCGGCACGGTGCCGATCTACCAGGCCCTCGAGAAAGTCAACGGCGATCCGACCCGGCTGAGCTGGGAAGCCTACCGCGACACCGTGATCGAACAGTGTGAACAGGGCGTGGACTACATGACGGTGCACGCCGGGGTGCTGCTGCGGCACATCCCGCTGACCGCACAACGGGTCACCGGCATCGTCAGCCGGGGCGGCTCCATCATGGCCGCGTGGTGTCTAGCCCATCATCGAGAGTCGTTCCTCTACACTAATTTCGGCGAACTCTGCGAGATCCTGGCGCGCTACGACGTGACGTTCTCATTGGGCGACGGTCTGCGCCCCGGCTCGATCGCCGACGCCAACGACGCGGCCCAGTTCGCCGAGTTGCGCACCCTGGGCGAGCTGACCACGATTGCGAAATCCCATGGCGTGCAGGTGATGATCGAGGGGCCCGGCCATGTTCCGATGCACAAGATCGTCGAGAACGTCCGGCTCGAGGAAGAGCTTTGCGAGGAGGCCCCGTTCTACACACTCGGGCCGCTGGCCACCGACATCGCGCCGGGCTACGACCACATCACCTCGGCGATCGGTGCGGCGATCATCGCCCAGGCCGGCACCGCCATGCTGTGTTACGTCACCCCCAAGGAGCACCTGGGGCTGCCGAACCGTAAGGACGTCAAGGACGGGGTGATCGCCTACAAGATCGCCGCACATGCCGCCGACCTGGCCAAGGGTCATCCGCGAGCCCAGCAGCGCGACGACGCGTTGTCCAAGGCGCGCTTCGAGTTCCGCTGGAACGACCAGTTCGCCCTGTCTCTGGATCCCGACACCGCGCGCGAGTTCCACGACGAGACGCTGCCCGCCGAACCTGCCAAGACCGCCCACTTCTGCTCGATGTGCGGGCCGAAGTTCTGCTCCATGCGCATCACGCAGGACATCCGCGACGCGATGGCGGCCAAATCCGAGGAGTTCGCCGCACACGGCAACCGGGTGTACATCCCTCTGGAAGACTCGAGGCCGTGA
- a CDS encoding MFS transporter → MKPPAHTETANIRRRVYHDHPRYKWVVLSNTTLGILLAAVNASIVLISLPAIFRGIGLNPLAPGNVSYLLWMLMGYLVVTAVLVVPFGRLGDMFGRVKIYNIGFVVFTLAAVALSFDPFHLDSGAIWLIAWRVVQGVGGAMLMSSSSAILTDAFPANQRGMALGVNMVAAVAGSFLGLLIGGVLSEIHWQLIFWVGVPIGIIGTIWSVTSLKEMGVRNPGRMDWAGTLTFGVGLTVLLIGITYGIQPYGDATTGWTNPMVLGAIIGGLLLLVVFCLIELRVAQPMVDIRLFRSAAFGMGNLAGLMSSVGRGGLQFMLIIWLQGIWLPLHGYSFESTPLWAGIYLLPATFGFLAAAPIAGSLADRFGARPFTVGGMVLMALTFVALLMIPVNFNYWVFAVLVFLNGLGGGIFTAPNTAAIMSSVPAAQRGAASGVRATFFNAGSSLSIGIFFSLMIVGLAGTLPDAMSRGLQAQGVSASVAQEVANMPPVGSLFAAFLGYNPIAELLAPHGALNQPGVNAEVLTGKTFFPNLIIEPFHAGLIVVFGAAALMMVIGAIASLFNPGRYGED, encoded by the coding sequence ATGAAGCCGCCCGCTCACACCGAAACCGCCAATATCCGGCGACGGGTCTACCACGACCACCCGCGCTACAAGTGGGTCGTGCTGTCCAACACCACCCTGGGCATCCTGTTGGCAGCCGTCAACGCCTCGATCGTGCTGATCTCCCTGCCCGCCATCTTCCGCGGCATCGGCCTGAACCCGCTCGCGCCCGGCAACGTGAGCTATCTGCTGTGGATGCTGATGGGCTACCTGGTGGTGACCGCCGTCCTGGTGGTGCCGTTCGGCCGGCTCGGGGACATGTTCGGCCGGGTAAAGATCTACAACATCGGCTTCGTGGTGTTCACGCTGGCCGCCGTCGCGCTGTCCTTCGACCCGTTCCACCTCGACAGCGGGGCCATCTGGCTGATCGCCTGGCGGGTCGTCCAAGGCGTCGGCGGCGCGATGTTGATGTCGTCGTCGTCGGCGATCCTCACCGACGCCTTCCCGGCCAACCAGCGGGGCATGGCGCTGGGCGTGAACATGGTCGCTGCCGTCGCCGGGTCGTTCCTGGGCCTGCTGATCGGCGGCGTGCTCTCCGAGATCCACTGGCAGCTGATCTTCTGGGTCGGTGTGCCGATCGGGATCATCGGCACCATCTGGAGCGTGACGTCGCTGAAGGAGATGGGGGTCCGCAATCCCGGTCGGATGGACTGGGCGGGCACGCTGACTTTCGGTGTGGGCCTTACCGTTTTGCTGATCGGCATCACCTACGGAATCCAGCCCTACGGCGACGCGACGACCGGCTGGACCAACCCGATGGTGCTCGGCGCGATCATCGGTGGACTGCTGCTGCTGGTGGTGTTCTGTCTCATCGAACTGCGGGTCGCGCAACCGATGGTCGACATCCGGTTGTTCCGGTCGGCGGCGTTCGGCATGGGCAACCTGGCCGGGTTGATGTCGTCGGTGGGCCGCGGTGGCCTGCAGTTCATGCTGATCATCTGGCTGCAGGGCATCTGGCTTCCCTTGCACGGCTACAGCTTTGAATCCACTCCGCTGTGGGCCGGCATCTATTTGCTGCCCGCCACGTTCGGGTTCCTGGCCGCCGCGCCGATAGCCGGGTCACTGGCCGACCGATTCGGAGCCCGGCCCTTCACTGTCGGCGGCATGGTGCTGATGGCGCTGACATTCGTTGCGCTGCTGATGATCCCGGTGAATTTCAACTACTGGGTGTTCGCTGTCCTGGTGTTCCTCAACGGCCTCGGCGGTGGCATCTTCACCGCCCCCAACACCGCGGCGATCATGTCCAGCGTCCCGGCCGCCCAGCGCGGGGCGGCATCCGGTGTGCGTGCCACGTTCTTCAATGCCGGGTCGTCGCTGTCGATCGGAATCTTCTTCTCCCTGATGATCGTCGGACTCGCGGGCACCCTGCCCGATGCGATGAGCCGCGGACTGCAGGCTCAGGGTGTGTCGGCGTCGGTGGCCCAGGAGGTGGCCAACATGCCGCCGGTCGGCAGCCTGTTCGCGGCGTTCCTCGGCTACAATCCGATCGCCGAACTGCTGGCGCCCCACGGTGCGCTCAACCAGCCCGGCGTCAATGCCGAAGTGCTGACCGGAAAGACGTTCTTCCCCAACCTCATCATCGAGCCGTTCCACGCCGGACTGATCGTGGTGTTCGGCGCGGCCGCGCTGATGATGGTGATCGGTGCGATCGCCTCACTGTTCAACCCGGGCCGCTACGGCGAGGACTAG